TGCCCCTTTTGTGAACCTGACCGCCTCCCCCCATGGATTATTAGCTTCCTTATTCCTTACTTCTTCCACCTGCACCCcataccaccttttctttctccatttgatTAGTAGGAGGTTCTAAGGAGGTCCTGTGAGCCCAGATCTAGCCCCAGCTTCATCTCAGCATGGGCTGTGTGATTTTAGGTTTCTTGTAATCTCTCAGTTCCTTGTGTAAAATTGGAATAATAGTACTTGTCCTGCCCATATATCATGCTTATTTCAAGGATCAAACGATGGCAATATATCtgaaaacactttaaaagcacCCAATGCTCTACAAATGTcaagtattattattatcctcattatTGCTCCTCCCTACCCCTCCCTACCTCGCCTCCAGCTTGCTGGCTTCCTTCCAGGATTGTCTTGACAAGTGGCTGCGATCCTTTGTGGAGGAGCTTCCTCTGAACCATGAAATGTCATTCTGGAAGCTGCCCTTGGACTAGTAGGAATTTAATTATATTATGGGGAGTTCCAGAGGGAAccattcaaagaaagaaagaaattgcatttGAAAGAAATGCTTTATTTCCATTGATAGAAGAAGTATTGGCCTATAAACACtcgcacacatacacatatattgaAAGAAGATATTTGGGAAATTGGTCAAAGGATATAAGAGCTGAGCTGGGAGGAACTCAGCCCCATCAACTGGGTCTGTTCTTCCCTCTCCCTGGTGTTCTCTCCCTTTCTGATGGGGcctgtttctttccttctcagGTCCCCTGGTGCTGGGCAAGGGTACAGTACACATATCTGAACCGGAAATTCGAGTTCCCGAGAATAACCGTGAgtggggctgggctgtggggggtgggcagggagggtgTAAATATGAACAGGTATCAGATCCCCAGGGGCCAGGAGAACAGGTAGCCCAGACTGTGGTTTGGGGTTGTTACCTACCTTCTACATGTTGAGACTCCCTCCTCCTCTCATTTTGGTTCTGTCTTGCAGCGGTCAAGTTGCCCTGCTCCTACTCTGGCTTCTCTTCTCCCCGTGTGGAGTGGAAGTTTGTCCAGGGTGACACCACCAGTTTGGTTTGCTATAACAACAAGATCACGGGTGAGTTGTTCCACCTCCTTCCTGATTACTGAGGTTGTGGAACAGTTGGCCCTGGCCTGGATTCCACGGGTGGGATACACCCTGAGGCCTTCCCATTCCTCTTTCAGGAAGAAGAAGGTGCCTGTGTACCTTGTGTATCAGCTTCTCTTAGCTTCTGTTCACTCTGTCTGCCTCTGTTCCCTTCTCCTGGTAGCTTCCTATGAGGACCGTGTTACCTTCTCACCATCTGGCATCACCTTCCAATCTGTGACCCGGAAAGACAATGGGATGTATACATGTATGGTCTCTGAGGAAGGTGGCAACAATTATGGGGAGGCCAGCATCCAGCTTATTGTGATTGGTATGTGTCTTCCACGTGGGCCTGGAATTAATGCTTCCTTAACCTCTAGCAGACTCTAAGATTGTGAGAGGCCTGTGGTTAGGGGTATTCAGAGTCATTATGCTAACAAGGGGAGGGATGAGGGGTTAGGTGGAAACCAGGGCATAATTGAGGGCAGCTATAGCTTATTGGATGGGGGTGTCATTATGATCTATTAATTATACTCAGCCAGCCCTGTGTTCAGTGCcttccccccactttttttggATCGTCCATTCCTATCTTGGATTcagtataatttcttttcttttttttttttttttttttttggtactggggctcttaaccactgagccacatccctagccccctcccccccttttttgggtactggggattgaaatcagggaccctcgaccactaagccacatcctatGGGGGCCATGCCTGAGCTATTTGAATAGTCTCTACTCAGCCTCAAGGAGATTTTGGTCTGGCATTGCAAGTCATTTTGTGGCTTTTAGCAAAGCACGAGAGATGACCTCAGTCTTCAGTCTTCACCCAGCTGGAGAGGCTGCTCTGTAGCTTTGTACTTGGGCATTACCCATTGGGCCACAGccctcctaccttatttggcaaaagaacattccACTGAAATCCTTTGAATCCCCCttgtataaataaagcaaatgcgGGCTCTTTGCTCTCTTTCCTTCCAGTGTGAAAGCTGGACCtctaaggtcacagagctgcCTCACCcttgtttttcaaaattgtttctgtGTCGTgtaatttttctccatatttctcaGCCAGCACATTTCATGCAAGGGAAACCCAAAATTCATAGCCCACAGAGGACAGGGGAGAGAAAAAAGGGGCTGGAAAtggctcacttggtagagtgtttgcctcacatacataataaggccctgggttcagtcctcagcaccaccaaaaaaaaaaaaaagaaaaaaaaaagaattatgacaTCCCCacccaattttgaattttatttagagaccaggatctcactgagttgcttagcgctcactttggctgaggcaggctttgacctcgagatcctcctgcctcagcctcccctgggaTTGtaagcatgtgtcaccatgcctggcttggatatgcataatttcttttctttcattattattttttatggtgaTAATGGGGATTGAGTCCTGGTGTGctaaactactgagccacatccccagcatcccccctcctttttaaaatttttttactttgagacagggtcttgcaaagttgatgaggctgaccttgaacttgatcctcctgcctcagtcttccgagttgctgggattacatgcgtgcGCCTCTGTAATAAATTTCAAtgccttttttccttctctccctccccagtGCCTCCATCTAAGCCTACAGTCAACATTCCCTCCTCTGCTACCATTGGAAACCGGGCAGTACTGACCTGCTCAGAACAAGATGGTTCACCGCCCTCTGAATACATCTGGTTCAAGGATGGGATACAGATGCCTACAGATCCCAAGAACAACCGGGCCTTCATCAATTCTTCCTATACTCTGAATCAGAAGTCAGGGGAGTTGGTATGCATAGGGTGGGAATGAAGATGTGCAGAGAGGGCACTATTACAGAACTGTTGATAGTGGGAAGGAGGAATAAGTAACAAGGTGAACTTGAAGTTTGGATCAGAAGACATAAAAGATCAGTACTTGATTTCTTTAAGTAGGAAgccagctggacatggtggtgcactcctgtaatcccagctgctccggaggctgaggcaggaagatctcagcctgggcagcttagtgagaccttatctcaaaagaaaaaaaaaaggctagggatgtagctcagtggtagagtgcccctgggctcaatccccaatactggggaGTAGTTG
This region of Ictidomys tridecemlineatus isolate mIctTri1 chromosome 11, mIctTri1.hap1, whole genome shotgun sequence genomic DNA includes:
- the F11r gene encoding junctional adhesion molecule A, which gives rise to MGGVAPGDGESLNGAAALFTNQNVQGRGAGQSGVEGRAGRGSTWRLEFSPELRIPELCVPGALACCCRRVGILIVMGTKAKAGGKQLLLFTTAILCPLVLGKGTVHISEPEIRVPENNPVKLPCSYSGFSSPRVEWKFVQGDTTSLVCYNNKITASYEDRVTFSPSGITFQSVTRKDNGMYTCMVSEEGGNNYGEASIQLIVIVPPSKPTVNIPSSATIGNRAVLTCSEQDGSPPSEYIWFKDGIQMPTDPKNNRAFINSSYTLNQKSGELVFDPVTGSDTGEYSCQAQNGYGTPMKSEAVRMEAVELNVGGIVAAVLVTLILLGVLIFGIWFAYSRGYFDRTKKG